The Vicinamibacterales bacterium genome contains a region encoding:
- a CDS encoding M24 family metallopeptidase, giving the protein MSTAAEHEEKLARVVRVVEAAGAGGVLLAAHHNIAWLTGGRGNRIDASREAGTQRLLVTHDGRRYVLANAIEMPRLRAEALAGLDYEPVEYPWADDQDPAHAVGVARDLVGEGRTLAADWPLPGTTVIESDLARARHLLTDAEVDRYRLLGRDAGAALASVCRTLEPGDDERDIQRAVADAAGAIRARAIVALVGSDERLRRFRHPVPTATRWEHVVMLALCAERDGLVVSLSRIVASRPPADLAERTRATATVFGRLLEATRPGATGAALYGIARDAYAAVGFPSEELKHHQGGAIGYRAREWTAHPKSAEVVQARQAFAWNPTIAGTKVEDTALLVEGTLQMITASPDWPAIELGGNIRASDVWLI; this is encoded by the coding sequence TTGAGCACCGCCGCCGAGCACGAGGAGAAGCTCGCGCGCGTCGTCCGCGTCGTCGAAGCCGCGGGCGCCGGCGGCGTGCTGCTCGCCGCGCATCACAACATCGCGTGGCTGACCGGCGGGCGCGGCAACCGCATCGACGCGAGCCGCGAGGCGGGGACGCAGCGCCTGCTGGTCACGCACGACGGACGCCGCTACGTGCTCGCCAACGCGATCGAAATGCCGCGGCTGCGCGCCGAGGCCCTCGCCGGCCTCGACTACGAGCCGGTGGAGTATCCCTGGGCGGACGATCAGGATCCGGCGCACGCGGTCGGCGTCGCGCGCGATCTCGTCGGCGAGGGGCGCACGCTTGCCGCCGACTGGCCGCTGCCCGGCACGACCGTGATCGAGAGCGACCTGGCGCGGGCGCGGCACCTGCTGACCGACGCGGAGGTCGATCGCTACCGCCTGCTCGGGCGCGATGCCGGCGCCGCCCTGGCGAGCGTCTGCCGCACGCTCGAACCGGGCGACGACGAACGCGACATTCAGCGCGCGGTCGCCGACGCGGCGGGCGCCATCCGCGCGCGGGCGATCGTCGCGCTGGTCGGATCCGACGAACGGCTTCGGCGCTTTCGCCACCCCGTGCCGACCGCGACCCGCTGGGAGCACGTCGTCATGCTCGCGCTGTGCGCCGAACGCGACGGCCTCGTCGTCTCGCTGTCGCGCATCGTCGCGTCGAGGCCGCCGGCGGACCTCGCGGAGCGGACCCGCGCGACGGCTACCGTGTTCGGACGGCTCCTCGAAGCGACGCGGCCGGGCGCCACCGGCGCCGCGCTGTACGGGATCGCGCGCGATGCCTACGCGGCGGTGGGCTTCCCCAGCGAGGAGCTGAAGCATCACCAGGGAGGGGCGATCGGCTACCGCGCCCGCGAGTGGACCGCGCACCCGAAGTCCGCGGAGGTGGTGCAGGCGCGGCAGGCGTTTGCCTGGAATCCGACCATCGCCGGCACCAAGGTCGAAGACACCGCGCTCCTCGTGGAGGGCACGCTGCAGATGATCACCGCCAGTCCGGACTGGCCGGCAATCGAGCTGGGCGGCAACATCCGCGCCTCGGACGTATGGCTGATCTGA
- a CDS encoding PmoA family protein yields the protein MRWACVAMLAVTAAVGVKSAGGVEVKVNEAARRVDVAIDGQPFTSYIWPETLKKPVLYPLRTARGTVVTRGFPLDPRKGERVDHPHHVGLWFNHGDVNNLDFWNNSDAIKPEDAPKMGTILHRKVLDARSGPAEGVLVVETAWMAPGNRQLLKEVTRFVFRGGGDARTIDRTTTLTALGEKVVFEDSKEGVFGMRVRRELEQPAEKPEVFTDAQGRATPVAVLDNTGVTGKYVSSEGKEGDAVWSTRAKWTLLGGVVNGEDVTIAMLDHPSNPGYPTHWHARGYGLYAANPLGDKQFNEPNAFNYTLEAGKSVTFKYRVLILNAPPSKDRIERESRVFAQGS from the coding sequence ATGCGCTGGGCTTGTGTCGCGATGCTCGCCGTAACCGCCGCGGTCGGCGTGAAATCCGCCGGAGGCGTCGAGGTGAAGGTGAACGAGGCCGCGCGGCGGGTCGACGTCGCCATCGACGGGCAGCCCTTCACCTCATACATATGGCCCGAGACGCTGAAGAAGCCGGTGCTGTATCCGCTGCGCACCGCCAGGGGCACGGTGGTCACGCGCGGGTTCCCGCTCGACCCGCGCAAGGGTGAGCGGGTCGATCATCCCCACCACGTCGGTCTGTGGTTCAATCACGGCGACGTCAACAATCTCGACTTCTGGAACAACTCCGACGCGATCAAGCCCGAAGACGCGCCGAAGATGGGCACGATCCTCCACCGCAAGGTGCTCGACGCCAGGAGCGGCCCGGCCGAAGGCGTGCTGGTCGTCGAGACGGCCTGGATGGCGCCGGGCAACAGGCAGCTGCTCAAGGAAGTCACCCGCTTCGTCTTCCGCGGCGGCGGCGACGCGCGCACCATCGATCGCACCACGACGCTGACCGCGCTCGGCGAGAAGGTGGTCTTCGAGGACAGCAAGGAAGGGGTGTTCGGCATGCGCGTCCGCCGCGAGCTCGAACAGCCCGCCGAGAAGCCCGAAGTCTTCACCGACGCGCAGGGGCGCGCCACGCCGGTTGCGGTGCTCGACAACACCGGGGTGACCGGCAAGTACGTGAGCAGCGAAGGCAAGGAAGGGGACGCGGTCTGGAGCACGCGCGCCAAGTGGACGCTGCTCGGCGGCGTGGTGAACGGCGAGGACGTCACCATCGCGATGCTCGATCATCCGTCCAACCCGGGGTACCCGACGCACTGGCACGCGCGCGGCTACGGGCTGTATGCGGCGAACCCGCTCGGCGACAAGCAGTTCAACGAGCCGAACGCCTTCAATTACACGCTCGAGGCCGGCAAGTCGGTCACGTTCAAGTACCGCGTGCTGATCCTCAACGCGCCGCCGTCGAAGGATCGGATCGAGCGCGAGTCCCGCGTGTTCGCCCAGGGATCTTGA